The candidate division WOR-3 bacterium genomic interval TTGGTTTTGCCCTTTCTGATCCCGCAAAGCCGCTCCAGGCTTCTCACCGAAAGCCCTTCGGCAATGGTCTTTTCGCACAGCTCCACCTGCTCCCGGCGACTGGAAAGGGCTAATAGCGCCCGGGCATGACCAGGGGTAATCTGTCTCGCAGCAAGCGCATCCCTGACCTTGAAAGGTAGAGTCAAAAGCCGCAGCGCATTGGTGATGGTGGAACGGTCCTTGCCCACCCTGCGGGCAATCTCCTCATGGGTGAGGTGAAACTGCTCGGCAAGGGCTTTATAGGCAAGCGCCTCGTCAACCGGATTCAAATCCTCCCGCTGGATGTTCTCAATCAGCGCCATCTCCAGCATCTCCCGGTCATCAACTGTGCGCACAATCGCAGGGATTGTCTGCAACCCGGCTTGCCTTGCCGCCCGCCAGCGCCGCTCGCCCATCACCAGTTCATAACCGTCGCGGCGTCTTCTCACCACCACCGGTTGCAAAACACCCTTTTCCTTGATTGATGCCACCAGTTCCTGAAAACCAATGCTATTCTCTTCCTCCTTTGTTGCCCGGGGTTGGAATGGATTGGGGCGAATCTCCTCAACCGGAATCATTCTGGACTCACTGGCGAGCACCTCCTGGGTTCTTTCCGGAATGATTGCCCTTAACCCCTTGCCCAGAGCCTTACGATTCATCCGTTACCTTTAGCAAACGCCTTCTGGTTAAAAGCTCATCGGTCAATGCCAAATATGCCTGGGCGCCGGCAGACTGACCGTCATAGGCAAAGATGGGTTTGCCGAAACTGGGCGCCTCGGCCAAGCGGACGCTCCGGGGAATTATCGTATTGAAAACCTGCTCCCCAAAAAACTGCCGGACCTCCCTTTCCACCTGCTGACAAAGGTTTAGCCGCGAGGAGAACATGGTCAAAAGCACCCCCTCAATCTCAAGGAGGGGGTTGAGGCTGGTGCGGACAAGGTTGATGGTCTCCAAAAGCCTTGACATTCCCT includes:
- a CDS encoding ParB/RepB/Spo0J family partition protein, which encodes MNRKALGKGLRAIIPERTQEVLASESRMIPVEEIRPNPFQPRATKEEENSIGFQELVASIKEKGVLQPVVVRRRRDGYELVMGERRWRAARQAGLQTIPAIVRTVDDREMLEMALIENIQREDLNPVDEALAYKALAEQFHLTHEEIARRVGKDRSTITNALRLLTLPFKVRDALAARQITPGHARALLALSSRREQVELCEKTIAEGLSVRSLERLCGIRKGKTKVEKEQKERDVHLVELEESLQQFLGTKVLITPPGKSPGKITIEFFSLEDLDRVYKLIKKD